From the Pedobacter cryoconitis genome, one window contains:
- the purL gene encoding phosphoribosylformylglycinamidine synthase, giving the protein MIYFFSNELNTVFALQSEQTLSSSDISKLTWLFGGAQFKQETVLTEFFIGPRAAMVTPWSTNAVEITQNMDIHGIIRIEEFKNTTADFTDFDPMLFQKYSELNQEIYTISLQPESILPIEDIAAYNQQEGLSLSEEEVDYLNKLAEKLGRKLTDSEVFGFSQVNSEHCRHKIFNGTFVIDGEEQPSSLFKLIRKTSEANPNGIVSAYKDNVAFVKGPRVQQFAPKRADVPDYYEIKDFDSVISLKAETHNFPTTVEPFNGAATGSGGEIRDRLAGGQGSLPLAGTAVYMTSFSRLEENRPWEKAVNERDWLYQTPMDILIKASNGASDFGNKFGQPLITGSILTFEHEEDARKLGYDKVIMQAGGVGYGKADQAKKEKPALNDKIVVLGGENYRIGMGGAAVSSADTGALGSGIELNAIQRSNPEMQKRVANAVRGMVESDHNTIVSIHDHGAGGHLNCLSELVEETGGKIDLDKLPVGDPTLSAKEIIGNESQERMGLVISQKNIDTLQKIADRERAPMYTVGEVTGDHRFTFESATNGSKPMDLKMEDMFGSSPKVIMQDKTVDRKYEPVTYNTAELNTYLEQVLQLEAVASKDWLTNKVDRCVGGRVAKQQCAGPLQLPLNNCGVMALDFQGKDGIATSIGHAPLSALIDPAAGSRNAIAESLSNIVWAPLKDGLESISLSANWMWACKNEGEDARLYKAVKACSEFAISLGINIPTGKDSLSMKQKYKDGEVIAPGTVIISAAGHCDDITAVVEPVLRKSGGAIYYINLSGDRYKLGGSSFAQILNKIGTETPDILDAAQFKTTFNTLQELVKAGKIQAGHDIGSGGLITTLLELCFADRNLGADLDLSALGDQDIIETLFAENIGIVFQADASAEAILDANGVVYHQIGTVNETAQLTVKNASGNWSFDIDHLRDVWFKTSYLLDQKQSGPVKAKERFDNYKNHVLNYSFPLNFDGKKPVIDSSKPRPKAAVLREKGSNSERELANAMYLAGFDVKDVHMTDLISGRETLEDIQFIGAVGGFSNSDVLGSAKGWAGAFLYNEKAKNALTNFFKREDTLSVGVCNGCQLFVELGLINEDHEEKPKMLHNDSAKHESIFTSLTIQENNSVMLSTLAGSTLGVWVSHGEGKFQLPYAEDQYNIVSKYAYETYPANPNGSDYNTAMLSDKTGRHLVMMPHIERSLFQWHWANYPEGRKDEVSPWLEAFVNARKWIDNLAK; this is encoded by the coding sequence ATGATTTATTTCTTCTCCAACGAGCTTAATACTGTTTTTGCTTTACAATCAGAGCAAACTCTCTCATCGTCAGATATTTCAAAGTTAACTTGGCTGTTTGGCGGGGCCCAATTCAAACAAGAAACCGTTTTGACGGAGTTCTTTATTGGTCCGCGCGCTGCAATGGTAACTCCATGGAGCACGAATGCTGTTGAAATTACCCAGAATATGGATATTCACGGGATCATCAGAATTGAAGAGTTCAAAAACACAACGGCAGACTTTACTGACTTTGATCCGATGCTGTTTCAAAAATACAGTGAACTCAATCAGGAGATTTATACGATCAGCCTTCAACCAGAGTCAATTCTGCCAATTGAAGACATCGCAGCGTATAATCAGCAGGAAGGTCTTTCTTTAAGCGAAGAAGAAGTAGATTATTTAAATAAACTTGCAGAGAAACTAGGGCGTAAGCTAACAGACTCAGAAGTATTCGGTTTTTCTCAGGTCAACTCAGAACACTGCCGTCACAAGATTTTCAATGGTACGTTTGTGATTGATGGAGAAGAACAACCCTCATCTTTATTCAAACTGATCCGTAAAACATCTGAAGCTAATCCTAACGGAATTGTTTCAGCCTATAAAGATAACGTAGCCTTTGTAAAAGGGCCCAGAGTTCAGCAATTTGCCCCTAAAAGAGCTGATGTGCCGGACTACTATGAAATTAAAGACTTTGATTCAGTAATCTCACTGAAAGCAGAAACACATAACTTTCCAACTACTGTAGAACCTTTTAACGGTGCAGCTACAGGTTCAGGAGGAGAAATCAGAGATAGATTAGCAGGCGGTCAGGGCTCTTTGCCATTAGCAGGTACTGCTGTTTACATGACTTCTTTCTCTCGTCTGGAAGAAAATCGTCCATGGGAAAAAGCGGTAAATGAGAGAGATTGGTTGTATCAGACTCCAATGGATATCCTGATCAAAGCTTCAAACGGGGCTTCTGATTTCGGTAACAAATTCGGCCAGCCGTTAATTACAGGTTCGATCCTTACTTTCGAACATGAAGAAGACGCAAGGAAACTGGGTTACGATAAAGTAATCATGCAGGCCGGCGGGGTAGGTTATGGAAAAGCTGACCAGGCTAAAAAAGAAAAACCTGCCCTGAATGACAAAATTGTTGTTTTAGGTGGAGAAAACTATAGAATTGGAATGGGGGGGGCTGCGGTATCCTCAGCAGATACAGGAGCTTTGGGTTCAGGTATCGAACTGAATGCCATTCAGCGTTCCAACCCGGAAATGCAGAAAAGAGTTGCCAATGCCGTACGTGGTATGGTAGAAAGCGATCACAATACGATTGTATCTATCCATGATCATGGAGCTGGTGGTCACCTGAACTGTCTTTCTGAACTGGTTGAGGAAACCGGTGGAAAGATTGATTTAGATAAACTGCCGGTTGGTGATCCGACCCTTTCTGCCAAAGAAATTATCGGTAACGAGTCTCAGGAACGTATGGGACTGGTGATCAGCCAGAAAAATATTGATACTTTACAGAAAATTGCTGACCGTGAAAGGGCTCCGATGTATACTGTGGGAGAGGTGACTGGTGATCATCGTTTTACTTTTGAATCTGCTACCAACGGCTCTAAACCGATGGATCTGAAAATGGAAGACATGTTCGGCAGTTCTCCAAAAGTAATCATGCAGGATAAAACGGTTGATAGAAAATATGAGCCTGTAACTTATAATACTGCTGAGCTGAATACTTATCTGGAGCAAGTATTACAATTAGAAGCAGTAGCCAGTAAAGACTGGTTAACAAATAAAGTTGACCGTTGTGTAGGTGGCCGCGTGGCTAAACAACAATGTGCAGGCCCATTACAATTACCATTGAATAACTGTGGTGTAATGGCTTTGGACTTTCAAGGTAAAGACGGTATCGCAACTTCTATTGGGCATGCGCCGCTTTCAGCACTGATTGACCCAGCCGCAGGAAGCAGAAACGCGATTGCAGAATCACTTTCGAATATCGTTTGGGCTCCTTTAAAAGATGGTTTGGAAAGTATTTCACTTTCAGCCAACTGGATGTGGGCTTGTAAAAATGAAGGTGAAGATGCCCGTTTATATAAAGCTGTTAAAGCATGTTCAGAGTTTGCGATCAGTTTAGGAATTAATATCCCTACTGGTAAAGACTCTTTATCGATGAAACAGAAATATAAAGATGGAGAAGTTATCGCACCAGGTACAGTAATTATCTCTGCTGCTGGTCATTGTGATGATATTACCGCAGTGGTAGAACCTGTTTTACGTAAAAGTGGTGGTGCTATCTATTATATCAACCTTTCGGGAGACCGTTATAAATTAGGAGGTTCATCATTTGCACAGATCTTAAATAAAATTGGTACTGAAACTCCTGATATTTTAGATGCAGCGCAGTTTAAAACGACTTTTAATACTTTACAGGAATTAGTTAAAGCAGGAAAAATACAAGCAGGGCACGATATAGGCAGTGGTGGTTTAATTACTACACTTCTTGAATTATGTTTTGCAGACCGTAACCTGGGTGCAGATCTTGATCTTTCCGCTTTAGGAGACCAGGATATTATAGAAACACTTTTTGCGGAGAACATCGGTATCGTATTCCAGGCAGATGCAAGCGCTGAAGCTATTTTGGATGCGAATGGGGTAGTTTATCATCAAATCGGTACGGTGAACGAAACAGCTCAGTTAACGGTTAAAAATGCTTCTGGTAACTGGAGTTTTGATATTGATCATTTACGTGATGTATGGTTTAAAACTTCTTACCTGCTTGATCAGAAACAAAGCGGGCCGGTTAAAGCTAAAGAACGTTTTGATAACTATAAAAACCATGTGTTAAACTATAGTTTCCCATTAAATTTTGACGGAAAAAAACCAGTTATTGACTCTTCTAAACCAAGACCTAAAGCTGCTGTTCTTCGTGAAAAAGGAAGTAACTCAGAAAGAGAATTAGCAAATGCGATGTATTTAGCTGGTTTTGATGTGAAAGATGTGCACATGACTGACCTAATTTCAGGCAGAGAAACCTTAGAAGATATTCAGTTTATTGGTGCAGTTGGTGGATTTTCTAACTCAGATGTTTTAGGATCTGCTAAAGGCTGGGCAGGAGCATTCTTATACAATGAGAAGGCTAAAAATGCACTAACCAACTTCTTTAAACGTGAGGATACCTTATCAGTTGGTGTTTGTAATGGTTGCCAGTTATTCGTAGAGCTGGGTCTGATTAACGAAGACCATGAAGAAAAACCTAAGATGTTACACAATGATAGTGCTAAACATGAGAGCATTTTTACTTCACTAACTATACAGGAAAACAATTCGGTAATGCTTTCCACTTTAGCAGGAAGTACTTTAGGTGTGTGGGTTTCACATGGTGAAGGTAAATTCCAGTTGCCATATGCAGAAGACCAATACAATATTGTATCAAAATATGCTTATGAAACTTATCCGGCTAACCCTAACGGATCTGATTATAATACAGCGATGCTGAGCGATAAAACAGGAAGACACCTGGTGATGATGCCGCATATTGAGCGTTCATTGTTCCAATGGCATTGGGCTAACTATCCTGAAGGACGCAAAGACGAAGTTTCTCCATGGTTAGAAGCGTTTGTGAATGCCAGGAAATGGATTGATAATTTAGCAAAATAG
- a CDS encoding HD domain-containing protein, whose product MNLDILLQQVAFIHEIDKLKYIQRKTRLFNSDRRENDAEHSWHLAMMALTLAEHSNEPVDILKVLKMLLIHDLVEIDSGDVFLYDTIVNHDNTEAERKAAERIFGLLPAKQAEEFIAIWEEFETGDTAEARFARSMDRFEPILQNVSNQGGTWTEHNVPYHTVMEKTGKIEHGSKTIWDFTEKLIDDSVLKGYIKKTDQE is encoded by the coding sequence ATGAATTTAGATATATTACTTCAGCAAGTTGCTTTTATCCACGAAATCGACAAGCTTAAATACATTCAAAGAAAAACCCGCCTTTTTAACAGTGACCGCAGAGAAAATGATGCAGAACACAGCTGGCACCTGGCTATGATGGCACTTACATTAGCAGAACACTCCAATGAGCCGGTAGATATTTTAAAGGTTTTAAAAATGTTGCTGATTCACGACCTGGTAGAGATTGATTCGGGCGATGTTTTTCTTTATGATACTATTGTAAATCACGACAATACAGAGGCTGAACGTAAAGCAGCAGAAAGAATATTTGGTTTATTGCCTGCAAAACAAGCAGAGGAATTTATTGCAATTTGGGAAGAGTTTGAAACAGGAGATACAGCAGAGGCCAGGTTCGCACGTTCTATGGATAGATTTGAGCCAATTTTACAGAATGTGTCTAACCAGGGCGGTACCTGGACTGAGCATAATGTACCTTATCACACCGTGATGGAGAAAACTGGTAAAATTGAGCATGGATCTAAAACAATATGGGATTTTACTGAAAAACTGATTGATGACAGCGTATTAAAAGGATATATAAAAAAGACAGACCAGGAGTAG
- a CDS encoding DUF3828 domain-containing protein, with the protein MKTKILFFPLIVITLLFSCNNSQSNGITKVVNTFYKYYKGKYVGADKGLLSASLAVLIDKALEKEAASAAEVRASKSTDKPATIDGDIFTSQHEGYTGFKIGETKVEGDKAVVTVEFTNKNANVKTWKDDIVVIKENGAWKIDNVNYKGDAGAGKNIKAVLTQFSSASAAPGMMVGGDSDAHGCKASAGYTWSVLKKNCIRAFELPLKLSNPSGSTMAGVAFSEDKKQAEVFAKEGSFILTQKAENSYTSTTPDGGMFLKKGNGIWEFGTLKDGKALYAERKK; encoded by the coding sequence ATGAAAACCAAAATTCTATTTTTTCCTCTTATTGTTATTACACTTTTATTCAGTTGTAACAATTCTCAAAGTAATGGGATCACTAAGGTGGTTAACACATTTTACAAATATTACAAAGGCAAGTATGTCGGTGCTGATAAAGGGCTGCTTTCGGCCTCATTAGCCGTATTGATTGACAAAGCGCTTGAAAAAGAAGCTGCATCAGCAGCAGAGGTCAGGGCTTCAAAATCAACGGACAAGCCAGCGACGATCGATGGTGATATTTTTACCAGTCAGCATGAAGGGTATACCGGATTTAAAATTGGTGAAACTAAGGTTGAAGGAGATAAAGCTGTTGTCACTGTAGAGTTCACCAATAAGAACGCAAACGTTAAAACATGGAAAGATGATATTGTAGTCATTAAAGAGAATGGCGCCTGGAAGATTGATAATGTCAATTATAAAGGAGATGCAGGTGCTGGCAAAAATATCAAAGCAGTGCTAACGCAATTCTCATCGGCTTCAGCTGCACCTGGTATGATGGTAGGCGGAGATTCAGATGCTCATGGTTGTAAAGCTTCTGCTGGCTATACCTGGAGCGTACTTAAGAAGAACTGTATCCGTGCGTTTGAGTTACCTTTGAAACTATCAAACCCTTCTGGAAGTACAATGGCTGGGGTTGCCTTTTCAGAGGATAAAAAGCAGGCTGAAGTATTTGCTAAGGAAGGTAGTTTTATCCTGACCCAAAAAGCTGAAAACTCTTATACAAGTACAACTCCTGATGGGGGGATGTTCCTGAAAAAAGGAAACGGCATCTGGGAGTTTGGTACATTAAAAGACGGAAAAGCCCTGTATGCTGAGCGCAAAAAATAA
- a CDS encoding DUF6985 domain-containing protein: MGEQIISKVIGTLTEDDSLPDWWIGEEIEIPFFDHEKVGISFTDYDREHDETFLVEADDALQHFLALTSADRKAVTHLVYKYCLDFLELAEPDEADDDLRAITDENEIWKFVQPTEIYVTRRLYEQEDLYVQVACACDWDQEHGLQLVFRQGKKLTRVSGQDGHLTEADAYGKPDSEDFLLSQF, translated from the coding sequence ATGGGAGAACAGATCATATCAAAAGTAATCGGAACTTTAACTGAAGATGACAGCCTTCCGGATTGGTGGATAGGGGAAGAAATTGAGATCCCGTTTTTTGATCATGAAAAGGTAGGCATCAGTTTTACCGATTATGACAGGGAGCATGATGAAACCTTTTTAGTGGAGGCTGATGATGCTTTGCAACATTTTCTGGCGTTGACTTCCGCAGACAGGAAAGCGGTGACCCACCTCGTTTATAAATACTGTTTAGATTTCCTTGAATTAGCGGAGCCAGATGAAGCAGATGATGATTTAAGGGCAATTACAGATGAAAATGAGATCTGGAAATTCGTGCAGCCTACAGAAATTTATGTGACAAGGCGGTTGTATGAACAAGAAGACCTCTATGTTCAGGTTGCTTGTGCATGTGATTGGGATCAGGAACATGGGTTACAGTTAGTTTTCAGACAAGGAAAAAAACTGACCAGGGTTAGTGGTCAGGATGGTCATTTAACCGAAGCTGATGCGTATGGCAAACCCGATAGTGAAGACTTTTTATTGTCTCAATTTTGA
- a CDS encoding DEAD/DEAH box helicase family protein, giving the protein MIEFPKDIRFKYSWRKYQQRVFDQLDRYLTDGHLHVIAPPGSGKTILGLEVALRLNQPVLILAPTIAIRAQWIQRFSELFLSNDEIPGWISTDIRKPGFMTVVTYQALHAACNNLCIDETETEEEIEETKTENSDNRNLDQIVKGLIEQKVRTIIVDEAHHLKNEWWKTLTKVKNQIKPVIVGLTATPPYDVSVNEWQRYLELNGPVDIEISVPELVIEGDLCPHQDYIHFTLPTADDVQSIQTFRKNVSGLYLEIKADETLISALENWAVWIEPAAYLEWIYENFSSYAACLIFLKACGREIPDGHLEVIGDKKFNVPILDYTWIETLLQFYLFDNTHFNTFQEHQRKLENRLIHHGIIEGKQVSFWHNKKVTGFLTSSTNKLNSIKEIADFEYQRMNTALRMVILSDYIRKEFYVNASENIMELNKIGVMPVFEKLRRNNPANMKIGVLTGSIVILPKTAYAAFEVLSKAAGCLKINTSVVPFDPDYLLIQVEGNLRNSIIQLVTAIFQAGGIEILIGTKSLLGEGWDAPAINSLILASFVGSFVLSNQMRGRAIRTQKDNPGKTANIWHLVCIDPTSAMGGDDFEVLKRRFRGFVGVSFQGKSGIENGLGRLNIPDRIHEDKEIALRNKETFIGAGDRESLKENWNTALKSGVALVEEIRVPFSDRAPYQKIKKMYLNKTMAYLFAELFFGLLSFGADMVRLFFRSLRYMKTPESFFKWLMLAGFLGLIFCGKQLYTAARLYLKYRDISKDVFQISNVLLKSLIKAKVIHSDPSKLEIIAVHDSYGAIYCHLAGGTTFENSVFIKALKEVLEEIDNPRYVIVRKSRLFSFFSQKDYHALPEILARNKELAEYFTGQWKSLVGPCNLIFTRTLKGRKLLLQSRMQALSSQFTEKTGQVNKWK; this is encoded by the coding sequence TTGATTGAGTTTCCAAAAGATATCAGGTTTAAATATAGCTGGAGAAAATATCAGCAACGCGTTTTTGATCAGCTGGACAGGTATTTAACAGACGGGCACCTTCATGTCATCGCACCTCCGGGTTCGGGAAAGACAATCCTGGGGTTAGAAGTAGCATTGCGGCTCAATCAGCCTGTTTTAATTCTGGCACCAACCATTGCCATCAGGGCACAATGGATTCAGCGTTTTAGTGAATTGTTTTTATCAAATGATGAAATACCTGGCTGGATATCAACGGATATCCGTAAACCCGGGTTTATGACAGTGGTGACCTATCAGGCACTCCATGCAGCGTGTAATAATTTGTGTATTGATGAAACTGAAACTGAAGAGGAAATTGAAGAAACAAAAACAGAAAATAGCGATAACAGGAATCTTGATCAGATTGTTAAAGGATTGATTGAACAGAAAGTCAGGACAATTATAGTTGATGAAGCACATCACTTGAAAAATGAGTGGTGGAAGACTTTGACAAAAGTTAAAAATCAGATTAAGCCTGTTATTGTTGGTTTGACGGCAACGCCTCCTTACGATGTTTCTGTGAATGAATGGCAAAGATATCTGGAACTTAACGGGCCGGTTGATATAGAAATTTCTGTGCCTGAACTAGTTATAGAGGGCGATTTATGTCCACACCAGGACTATATCCATTTTACTTTGCCAACAGCGGATGATGTGCAAAGCATACAGACTTTCCGGAAAAATGTATCTGGTTTATATTTAGAAATCAAAGCTGATGAGACTTTAATTTCTGCTTTAGAAAATTGGGCTGTCTGGATAGAACCTGCCGCCTATCTGGAATGGATTTATGAAAATTTCTCTTCTTATGCCGCTTGTCTGATCTTTCTGAAAGCATGTGGAAGAGAAATTCCGGATGGACATCTTGAAGTTATAGGAGATAAGAAATTCAATGTCCCAATATTGGATTATACCTGGATAGAAACCCTGTTGCAATTTTATCTTTTTGACAATACTCATTTCAATACATTTCAGGAACATCAGAGAAAGCTCGAAAACCGATTAATTCATCATGGTATAATTGAAGGCAAACAGGTCAGCTTCTGGCATAATAAGAAGGTAACAGGGTTTTTAACTTCCAGTACCAATAAGTTAAATAGCATTAAAGAGATTGCTGATTTTGAGTATCAACGGATGAATACAGCACTGAGGATGGTTATTCTTTCAGATTATATAAGGAAAGAATTTTATGTGAACGCTTCAGAGAACATCATGGAGTTGAATAAAATTGGTGTGATGCCTGTTTTTGAAAAGTTAAGGCGCAATAATCCTGCAAATATGAAAATAGGAGTGTTAACGGGGTCCATTGTTATCCTTCCTAAAACTGCTTATGCAGCATTTGAAGTCTTGTCAAAAGCTGCGGGATGTTTAAAAATTAATACGTCGGTTGTACCATTTGATCCAGATTATCTATTGATCCAGGTTGAAGGAAATCTTAGAAATTCAATCATACAACTGGTTACTGCCATTTTTCAGGCTGGGGGTATCGAAATCCTGATTGGTACCAAATCTCTGCTAGGGGAAGGATGGGATGCGCCTGCTATAAATTCACTTATTCTGGCCAGCTTTGTTGGTTCTTTCGTTTTGTCTAACCAAATGCGTGGCAGGGCGATAAGAACGCAAAAAGATAATCCGGGGAAAACCGCAAATATCTGGCATTTAGTCTGTATAGATCCAACTTCGGCGATGGGTGGTGATGACTTTGAAGTATTGAAAAGAAGATTCAGAGGTTTCGTTGGCGTCTCATTTCAAGGGAAATCTGGTATTGAAAATGGGTTAGGGCGTTTAAATATTCCTGATAGAATTCATGAGGATAAAGAAATTGCCCTCAGAAACAAAGAAACATTTATTGGTGCGGGTGACCGTGAATCATTAAAAGAGAACTGGAACACCGCTTTAAAATCCGGAGTAGCACTGGTAGAAGAAATCCGTGTTCCTTTTTCGGACAGGGCGCCTTATCAAAAGATAAAAAAGATGTATCTGAATAAAACGATGGCTTATCTGTTTGCTGAATTGTTTTTTGGGCTCCTCAGTTTCGGAGCAGATATGGTCAGGCTATTTTTCCGTTCACTCCGGTACATGAAAACTCCTGAATCTTTTTTTAAATGGCTGATGCTTGCAGGGTTTTTGGGATTGATTTTTTGTGGTAAACAGCTTTATACTGCTGCCAGGTTATATCTGAAATATCGTGATATCTCAAAAGATGTATTTCAGATTTCCAATGTGCTGCTTAAATCATTGATTAAAGCGAAAGTTATTCACTCCGATCCTTCAAAATTGGAGATTATTGCTGTCCACGATAGCTATGGTGCCATTTATTGTCATCTGGCGGGTGGAACAACCTTTGAAAACTCTGTATTTATAAAAGCTTTAAAGGAAGTGCTGGAAGAAATTGATAATCCGCGTTATGTGATCGTCAGAAAAAGCAGGCTATTTTCTTTTTTTAGTCAGAAGGATTACCATGCGCTTCCAGAAATACTTGCCCGAAATAAGGAGCTTGCTGAATATTTTACCGGGCAGTGGAAAAGTCTTGTCGGCCCTTGTAATTTGATATTTACCAGGACCCTGAAAGGCAGAAAATTATTGCTGCAATCAAGAATGCAGGCGTTGTCTTCCCAATTTACGGAAAAAACCGGACAAGTGAATAAATGGAAATGA
- a CDS encoding DUF3828 domain-containing protein, translating into MKTKILFSIITAVILSGCTNSKSNSAAKAVNAFYKNYEGPFEEVNKTLLSRELATLIDKAIKFENQSAAELKAAKSTDKPAMIEGDIFTSLYESYTSFKIVRVKTDGDLATVRVEFTNHREGDIVWTDEVQLIRQNGNWKIDDVRYGLKNVTHPNLKKGLSDFLAPEPVVNES; encoded by the coding sequence ATGAAAACCAAAATTCTGTTCTCAATTATTACTGCTGTAATTTTATCCGGCTGTACTAATTCTAAAAGCAATAGTGCAGCAAAGGCTGTAAATGCATTTTATAAAAATTATGAAGGCCCTTTTGAAGAGGTAAACAAGACCTTACTTTCAAGAGAACTCGCCACGCTGATCGACAAAGCAATTAAATTTGAAAATCAGTCGGCTGCTGAATTGAAAGCGGCAAAGTCAACAGATAAACCAGCCATGATAGAAGGTGATATCTTTACAAGTTTGTATGAGAGTTATACTTCTTTTAAAATAGTGCGCGTAAAAACTGATGGTGATCTGGCCACAGTACGGGTAGAATTCACAAACCACCGGGAAGGTGATATTGTCTGGACAGATGAAGTGCAGCTGATCAGGCAAAATGGAAATTGGAAAATAGATGATGTACGTTACGGATTAAAAAATGTAACCCATCCAAACCTTAAAAAGGGATTGTCGGATTTCCTGGCTCCAGAGCCTGTAGTAAACGAAAGTTAG
- a CDS encoding DUF3828 domain-containing protein, with protein sequence MKLKILLSLIVTTLLFSCNPFKNNEINKVINAFYTQHKGPFEDVDKTLLSTGLSSLVNKAIAEEVKSVEELKALKSTDKPAKIEGDIFTSLSESFTSYEIGKTSIYDDKATVQIEFTNNKAGTETWKDDIELIKENGAWKIDNVRFKGERAFGKSTKDVLSQFLTPITAVSSDADDQRCRLCAGHQYQWSNLKKGCVRVLELPFKLRSMDKTSTASVIFSDDQRKAEVFTKNTSWVLNKKSLTAYETEASDKGVFLEKRNNVWRLGELKNGKTIYSGHVE encoded by the coding sequence ATGAAATTAAAAATCCTGTTATCATTGATCGTAACGACGCTCTTATTCAGTTGTAACCCTTTCAAAAATAATGAGATTAACAAAGTGATTAATGCATTCTATACGCAGCACAAAGGGCCGTTCGAGGATGTAGACAAAACCTTACTCTCCACAGGTTTATCCTCTTTAGTGAACAAAGCAATTGCAGAAGAAGTTAAGTCTGTAGAAGAACTCAAAGCTTTAAAATCAACAGACAAGCCAGCTAAGATCGAAGGTGATATTTTTACCAGTCTGTCAGAAAGCTTCACCTCTTATGAGATCGGGAAAACCAGTATCTATGACGATAAAGCCACTGTCCAGATCGAATTTACCAATAATAAGGCTGGTACTGAAACGTGGAAAGACGATATAGAATTGATTAAAGAAAATGGCGCCTGGAAAATTGATAATGTCCGGTTTAAAGGTGAACGCGCTTTTGGGAAAAGTACTAAAGATGTTTTATCGCAGTTCCTGACCCCAATTACCGCAGTAAGTTCGGATGCTGATGATCAGCGGTGCAGGCTGTGTGCTGGTCATCAATATCAATGGAGCAACCTTAAAAAAGGATGTGTTCGTGTGCTTGAACTGCCTTTTAAATTAAGAAGTATGGATAAAACTTCCACAGCAAGTGTCATCTTCTCCGATGATCAGAGAAAAGCAGAAGTATTTACAAAAAATACAAGTTGGGTACTCAACAAAAAGTCTTTAACAGCCTATGAAACCGAGGCTTCTGATAAAGGTGTATTTCTGGAAAAAAGAAATAATGTCTGGAGACTTGGAGAGTTGAAAAACGGTAAGACGATCTATTCAGGACACGTAGAATAA